One Sediminicola sp. YIK13 DNA segment encodes these proteins:
- a CDS encoding FecR family protein, producing MQENYLAKWLNNELTEEELVEFKKSAEYASYQRLKEVSNKLEAPKFDADQVWASLKNKRESSKSKVVQLRPFTKLMRVAAAIAVIAVASFFYFNSLDETISTQYAERAEVILPDASEIVLNVDSEVSYSKKKWDKKRNVSLKGEAFFKVAKGKRFTVTTLEGTVAVLGTQFNVENRKGLFEVTCFEGLVSVTFQNKEFKVPAGSSFLAINGEVKPTIAPTTTLPYWMNNESNFKSIPLLYVLDEFERQYNVTVEVKDIDTTQLFTGTFSNTDIDLALESISVPVNIQFKKLDGNKVVFYAEETP from the coding sequence ATGCAAGAAAATTACTTAGCAAAATGGCTCAATAACGAACTCACTGAGGAGGAGTTGGTAGAATTTAAAAAATCTGCCGAGTATGCTTCCTATCAGAGGTTAAAGGAAGTTTCCAATAAATTGGAGGCTCCAAAATTTGATGCCGATCAGGTATGGGCCTCCCTTAAGAACAAGAGGGAATCTTCCAAATCCAAGGTTGTCCAATTGCGCCCCTTCACGAAATTGATGAGGGTTGCGGCTGCCATTGCCGTTATTGCTGTTGCTTCTTTCTTTTATTTCAATTCCTTGGACGAAACCATATCTACACAATATGCAGAGCGGGCAGAAGTAATTTTACCCGATGCCTCTGAAATTGTATTGAATGTAGATTCCGAAGTTTCCTACAGCAAAAAGAAATGGGACAAAAAACGAAATGTATCCCTGAAAGGAGAGGCCTTCTTTAAGGTGGCCAAAGGAAAACGATTTACCGTTACCACCCTAGAAGGTACTGTGGCAGTTTTGGGAACCCAATTTAACGTAGAAAATAGAAAAGGTCTTTTTGAAGTGACCTGTTTTGAAGGACTCGTAAGTGTAACCTTCCAGAACAAGGAATTCAAAGTTCCTGCCGGATCTTCATTTTTGGCTATCAATGGAGAGGTAAAACCTACCATTGCACCAACAACCACTTTGCCTTATTGGATGAACAATGAAAGTAATTTTAAAAGTATTCCGCTTTTATATGTGCTGGATGAGTTTGAAAGACAATACAATGTAACTGTTGAAGTAAAGGATATTGATACCACCCAATTATTTACTGGTACTTTTAGTAATACAGATATAGATTTAGCGTTAGAAAGTATAAGTGTTCCTGTCAATATCCAGTTCAAAAAACTGGACGGGAATAAAGTCGTGTTCTATGCTGAAGAAACACCATAA
- a CDS encoding RNA polymerase sigma factor, translating to MDTDNKNNVCKEEVYSALFNTNSKTVFNYIYYKFGNEEKAYDAVQEAFIKLWENCAKVAPEKAKSYVYTVANNLYLNVIKAEKVRLKYADKSLEVSHESPEFLLEEKQYQEKLDRALNSLPDNQRTTFLLNRIDGKKYAEIAEMENVSVKAIEKRMHLALKSLREQIEGI from the coding sequence TTGGATACGGACAACAAAAACAACGTTTGCAAAGAAGAGGTCTATAGCGCCCTCTTTAACACCAATTCTAAAACGGTTTTTAACTATATATATTATAAGTTCGGGAATGAGGAAAAAGCATATGATGCCGTTCAAGAGGCTTTCATAAAACTTTGGGAGAATTGTGCCAAGGTAGCACCCGAGAAAGCCAAATCTTATGTTTATACCGTTGCAAACAATCTTTACCTTAATGTAATCAAGGCCGAAAAGGTCCGTTTAAAATATGCCGATAAGAGTTTGGAGGTTTCCCATGAGTCACCGGAATTTTTGTTGGAGGAAAAACAATATCAGGAAAAATTAGACCGTGCTTTGAACAGTTTACCAGACAACCAACGCACCACGTTTTTATTGAATAGGATAGATGGAAAGAAGTATGCCGAAATAGCAGAAATGGAAAATGTTAGTGTGAAGGCCATAGAAAAGAGAATGCATTTGGCATTAAAATCATTGCGCGAACAAATTGAAGGCATTTAA
- a CDS encoding Brp/Blh family beta-carotene 15,15'-dioxygenase has protein sequence MKNKGVVFKNLDSFIIVTTFLFLWFAINFGDTTEDMVAYFLILTFGILHGANDLKLIQTSNSKAKKKYNFLKVASYYILFILFCASLFYYLPSLALFTFVLFSGYHFGEQHWNSKLKSQSRTTILFYSSYGLFVLSLLFVSQVTVVNSVIENITGYAVPIRFYTYLLFLSGGLFIALYILLTKNHKLISSWVKEIFYLVLFLIVFKTASLLWSFAIYFILWHSLPSLVDQIRFLYGDVTKKSIILYLKTSFVYWAISVTGLALLYLFIGKDSDTFEPIFFSFLAAITFPHVLVMIRLYK, from the coding sequence ATGAAAAATAAGGGCGTTGTTTTTAAGAATTTGGACAGTTTTATTATCGTTACTACCTTTTTATTCCTTTGGTTCGCCATAAATTTTGGGGATACTACAGAGGATATGGTAGCCTATTTTTTAATCCTGACTTTTGGAATCCTGCACGGTGCAAATGATTTAAAATTGATACAAACCTCCAATTCAAAAGCAAAAAAGAAGTATAATTTTTTAAAGGTCGCCTCGTATTACATCCTATTTATATTGTTCTGTGCTTCTTTATTTTATTACCTACCAAGTTTAGCTCTTTTCACATTTGTTCTGTTTAGTGGATATCATTTTGGAGAGCAGCATTGGAATTCCAAATTGAAAAGTCAATCTCGTACAACTATATTGTTTTATAGCAGTTATGGTCTCTTTGTTCTTTCTTTATTGTTCGTATCACAAGTAACTGTTGTCAACAGTGTGATTGAGAATATTACAGGTTACGCAGTGCCAATAAGATTTTATACCTATTTGCTATTTTTAAGCGGGGGCTTATTCATAGCTCTATATATCTTGCTTACCAAAAATCACAAGCTCATCAGTAGTTGGGTTAAGGAGATCTTTTATTTAGTGTTATTTTTAATAGTATTTAAAACAGCATCTCTTCTCTGGTCCTTCGCCATATATTTTATATTATGGCACTCATTACCTTCATTGGTGGACCAAATTAGATTTCTATATGGCGATGTCACCAAAAAAAGTATCATTCTTTACTTGAAAACCTCCTTCGTGTATTGGGCCATTTCCGTAACTGGTCTTGCCTTATTATATCTTTTTATTGGAAAGGATAGCGATACGTTTGAGCCTATCTTTTTTTCCTTTCTTGCCGCCATAACCTTTCCACACGTTTTGGTCATGATCCGATTGTATAAATAA
- a CDS encoding bacteriorhodopsin-like encodes MENFLASIPLVAKLAPDDYVGFTFFVGCMAMMAASAFFFLSMSSFDKKWRTSILVSGLITFIAAVHYWYMRDYWAAFEESPTFFRYVDWVLTVPLMCVEFFLILKVAGAKKSLMWRLIFLSVVMLVTGYIGEAVLRDQAWLWGLISGIAYFVIVYDIWLGEAKKLAEAAGGAVLKAHKTLCWFVLVGWAIYPIGYMAGTPGWYEGFFGGLDLDVIYNIGDAINKIGFGLVVYGLAVSKSSEA; translated from the coding sequence ATGGAAAACTTTTTAGCTTCAATTCCTTTGGTAGCAAAACTCGCTCCAGACGATTACGTTGGTTTTACCTTTTTTGTTGGCTGTATGGCCATGATGGCAGCTTCTGCTTTTTTCTTTCTATCCATGAGCAGCTTCGACAAAAAATGGAGAACTTCAATCCTAGTTTCAGGATTAATTACTTTTATCGCAGCGGTCCACTATTGGTACATGCGTGACTACTGGGCTGCCTTTGAGGAGTCCCCAACTTTCTTTCGTTATGTAGATTGGGTACTAACAGTACCTTTAATGTGCGTAGAATTCTTTTTAATCTTGAAAGTAGCGGGAGCTAAAAAGTCCCTCATGTGGCGTTTAATCTTCCTTTCCGTAGTAATGTTAGTTACGGGTTACATTGGAGAAGCCGTATTAAGAGACCAAGCTTGGCTTTGGGGTCTAATATCGGGTATCGCTTATTTCGTAATTGTTTATGATATTTGGTTAGGTGAAGCAAAAAAATTGGCAGAAGCCGCAGGTGGCGCAGTTTTAAAAGCGCACAAAACGTTATGTTGGTTTGTATTGGTAGGATGGGCAATCTATCCTATTGGATATATGGCAGGTACCCCAGGATGGTACGAAGGCTTTTTTGGAGGTCTAGATCTAGATGTTATCTATAACATTGGTGACGCCATTAACAAAATTGGTTTTGGTCTAGTGGTTTATGGTTTGGCAGTATCCAAATCATCCGAGGCTTAG
- a CDS encoding TonB-dependent receptor, producing the protein MLKKHHKILHTTFILLLFFTLATKAQNSKVVSIPLIDYIQTLEASFNVKFSYVDEDIQDLSISPIQSNDLAEILTGIQNLTQLQVKKLSDRYYTLYKSTTVDICAQVLDNFEANTIPGATIEVLGSSIAIVTNFEGSFRLENIPRQATLRIRFLGYKTRYIRAEELVNPSPCQQILLIPNYEELDEVVLFKLLTTGLSQQRDGSILLTIDDFGILPGLIEPDVLQTVQALPGIKSIDETVSDINVRGGTNDQNLILWDGIKMYQSGHFFGLISAFNPYLTDKVTIIKNGTSAQYGGGVSSIINMESQNNINDSFFGGAGFNLISGDVYAHVPISRKLAFQVSARRSVTDFLNTPTYSRFFDKAFQDTEIKENNSQSTDADIIREEDFYFYDISGKILYDLNENQKVRLSFINIKNDLLYTETAKDSTQSSRSGLDQNNISFGGHLESTWTSNFSTDLNMYYTRYNLDARNSTDNGNQQLFQNNQVLETAVKLNTRYEFSKTISMLNGYAFTEVGIINFTNVTQPAFKSNIKGVLRQHSVFSELSYKSLNNKFNSRIGGRLNYLENLDTFKEWILEPRLSLTYNFTKHFNGEILGEFKNQATNQIIDLEQNFLGIEKNRWILSDNDELPITKSKQASIGFNYDDKSWYLGLQGFYKEVNGISTSTQGFQNQNQFKGEIGKYDVKGIEFLINKKTNTFSSWLSYAYNLNNYTFEDITPNTFPNNLDIRHTVTFAGTYTYEGLKLGIGLNYRTGKPYTEPQEGDNAIDRTTFPNTINYQENNSSRLPDYLRADASAIYAFEMGNKVKASVGASLLNLLNKRNVLNTYYRLNDDNQIQTIESVSLGITPNVSFRLSF; encoded by the coding sequence ATGCTGAAGAAACACCATAAAATTCTACATACCACTTTTATACTCCTGCTGTTTTTTACCTTGGCGACCAAGGCACAAAACAGCAAGGTTGTTTCTATACCCCTTATAGATTATATCCAAACGTTGGAAGCGTCTTTTAATGTCAAGTTCTCTTATGTAGACGAGGATATCCAAGATTTATCGATATCCCCAATACAGAGCAACGACCTAGCGGAAATATTAACAGGCATTCAAAATCTTACTCAACTACAAGTCAAGAAACTGAGCGACCGTTACTATACCCTATACAAAAGTACCACTGTGGATATTTGTGCCCAAGTGCTCGATAATTTTGAAGCCAACACTATCCCCGGAGCTACCATTGAAGTATTGGGAAGTAGTATTGCCATAGTTACCAATTTTGAAGGTTCCTTTAGATTGGAGAATATTCCTAGACAAGCCACCTTGAGAATACGGTTTTTGGGGTATAAAACAAGATACATTAGGGCCGAGGAATTGGTAAACCCTTCCCCCTGCCAACAAATATTATTGATACCCAATTATGAAGAATTGGATGAGGTAGTCCTATTTAAGCTTCTGACCACAGGGTTAAGCCAACAAAGGGATGGCAGTATATTATTGACCATAGACGATTTTGGGATTCTCCCTGGACTGATAGAGCCCGATGTACTGCAAACCGTCCAAGCCCTACCGGGAATTAAAAGCATTGATGAAACGGTCTCCGACATCAACGTAAGAGGCGGCACAAATGATCAAAACTTGATCTTATGGGATGGTATAAAAATGTACCAGTCAGGCCACTTTTTTGGATTGATCTCGGCCTTTAACCCTTATCTCACCGATAAGGTGACCATCATCAAAAACGGCACCAGTGCCCAATATGGGGGTGGTGTCAGTAGTATCATCAACATGGAATCCCAGAACAACATCAACGATTCATTTTTTGGGGGAGCAGGGTTTAACTTAATCAGTGGTGATGTTTATGCTCATGTGCCTATAAGTAGAAAGTTGGCATTTCAAGTTTCTGCCAGACGTTCGGTAACCGACTTTTTAAATACCCCGACTTATAGCCGATTTTTTGACAAAGCTTTTCAGGATACCGAAATTAAGGAAAACAATTCCCAATCAACGGATGCGGATATCATTAGGGAAGAGGACTTTTATTTTTATGATATTTCAGGTAAGATACTCTATGATCTCAATGAAAACCAAAAAGTTAGGCTGAGCTTTATCAATATTAAAAACGATCTTTTATATACGGAAACGGCAAAGGATAGCACTCAATCTTCACGAAGTGGCCTTGATCAAAACAATATTTCTTTTGGAGGTCATCTGGAAAGCACATGGACTTCTAATTTTTCCACGGATCTAAATATGTATTATACCAGATATAATTTAGATGCCAGGAATAGTACCGATAACGGCAATCAGCAACTGTTTCAAAACAATCAGGTATTGGAAACGGCTGTAAAGCTGAACACCAGATATGAGTTTTCCAAAACAATTAGCATGCTCAATGGGTATGCTTTCACTGAAGTTGGCATCATCAATTTCACCAATGTGACCCAACCTGCTTTTAAAAGCAATATCAAGGGCGTTCTCAGGCAACATTCGGTATTCTCTGAACTCAGTTATAAATCTCTAAATAATAAATTTAATAGTAGGATTGGGGGTCGATTAAATTATCTGGAGAACCTCGATACTTTTAAAGAGTGGATCCTGGAGCCACGATTAAGCCTTACCTATAATTTTACCAAACATTTCAATGGAGAGATTTTGGGGGAGTTTAAAAATCAGGCCACTAATCAGATAATTGATCTGGAACAAAATTTCTTAGGAATTGAAAAAAACCGATGGATTTTATCCGATAATGATGAACTGCCAATTACCAAAAGCAAACAAGCGTCCATTGGGTTCAACTACGATGATAAAAGCTGGTATTTGGGGCTTCAAGGTTTTTACAAGGAAGTCAATGGCATCAGCACCTCTACCCAAGGTTTCCAAAACCAAAATCAATTCAAAGGAGAGATTGGAAAATATGATGTAAAGGGGATCGAATTTTTGATCAATAAAAAAACAAACACTTTTAGCTCCTGGTTGAGCTATGCCTACAACCTCAACAATTATACCTTTGAAGACATTACCCCAAATACCTTCCCCAACAATTTGGACATTAGGCACACTGTTACTTTTGCAGGTACGTATACCTATGAGGGACTAAAATTAGGGATTGGCCTAAATTATAGGACTGGAAAACCTTATACGGAACCTCAGGAAGGCGACAATGCCATTGACCGGACAACCTTTCCCAATACCATCAATTACCAAGAGAACAACAGTAGTAGGCTGCCAGACTACCTTAGAGCGGACGCTTCCGCCATTTATGCTTTTGAGATGGGGAATAAGGTAAAGGCATCGGTGGGCGCATCCCTACTGAACCTTTTGAACAAAAGAAATGTTTTGAACACCTATTACAGATTAAACGACGATAACCAGATACAAACTATAGAGAGTGTTTCCTTGGGGATAACACCCAATGTTAGCTTTCGACTCAGTTTTTAA